TTCGGGATGGTGCGGCCAGCCGGGGTGGGCAGGCCGGCCCGCAGGTGGACAGCCGCGTCCCGTAGTCGTGCGGGGGCCCTGGCGGTGCGGCACAGGCCTGCGGCCGTCCTGCTGAGCGTTTCGGTGGTGCGGGCCGAGCCGATGCGGGCGACGCGGGGGGCCAGGGCGACGATCAGCTGTTCGGCCTCCGTCCACGCCCCGGCCCGGGCCAGCGCGGACAGCAACTGTGCGGTGAACAGGTGCCGGTAGGAGGGGCCCGGGGCCGTCGCCGCTTGGTGCAGCAGCGGGATGGCCCGGTCCCAGCGGCCCAGCCGGGCCATCACCCAGCCCTGGTGGCCGAGCAGCTCCATTTCGTCGATCCACCACGCCCAGTGCGGGTCGTGGCGGGAGATCCCGTCCAGGAATCGGCTGCGGGCCCGGTCGATCAGGTCCAGGGGTTCCCGGCGGGCACCGAGCTGGGCGGCCGCGTGGGCCCGGCGGATCAGGACGAGGCTGTCGACCCTGGCGGGCAGCGGGCGCGCGCCGGGCACCCGGGACACGGTGTCCAGGGCGGCCCGGGCGTGGCCGGTGTGGGTCTGGAGCATGCTGTGGTTGAGGTGGACGAGGCGTGCGGTCCAGCGGTCCCCGGCCAGGTGTGCGAGGTCCAGTGCCCGTCGGTTGGCGGCGTGGGCGGGCGCGTAGTGGCCGGCGTCGAACAGGATCCAGCCGATGACCTCGCACAGTTCCGCGAGGGCTGCCAGCCGGTCGCGGTTTCGGCGCAGGGCGGGCAGGCTGCCGGGTGCGGCGGTGAGTTCGGGGAAGTTCCGTACGGCGGCCCGGGCGGCGGGCACCGCGGCCGTGGCGCCGTGGACCGCGTCCAGGGCCACCAGCTGTTCGATCGTACGGAGGGCCGCGCGGCTCACCGGGACTCGGTCCGGGAACCAGTACGGCTACGGCTACGGGTACGCGTACGGGCGCGAGGCGCGCGGTCGGACCCGCCGAGGGCGTTGAACGCGGCGGCCACCTCGGCCAGCCAGGCGACCTCGGCACGGAAGTCCTCGGACGGCGGTCGGACCTGGAGGTCCGAGGGCCGGGGCGGCTCAGGTGCCTCGGGCGGCTGGGGCGGTTCGGCACGTTCCTCGGCCGGGCGGTCCACGGCGGCCCGCATCTGCAGGGCCTCGCCCAGGGGTGTGGTCGGGTCTTCCGGCAGGTCGAGGGAGCGGGCGACCCGGACGAACTCGGCCTGGGAGACGAAAGGGCGGAGCATCAGTTGGCCGTCGCGGATCTCCACTACGCGGCGGTAAAGGCTGTAGTGCGGGTCGCGGGGCGGCAGCAGGTCGCGCGGCCAGGACCGCGGCGGGTCGAGGGCGATGTCGGGGGACGCCTGGTGCAGGGCCTTCCACAGGGGCCGGAGCCGGAGGTAGGCACGATAGCTGTGGATCCAGCCGCGGACCCGGGTGAGGTGGATGCCCCAGGAGGGGATGGTCCAGCCTGTGACCTGGAGGAGGGCGCCGACACTGCCGCAAGTCCACTGGACGGGGTCGAGGCCGGCCGCGTCGAAGTCCAGCCGGGTGCCGGCGATCTGGATGCCGCGGGTCACGCAGTAGACCAGGATGAGGCTCGCGCCCAACGTCACGGTGCGCATGCCGACGACGAGCCACTGCCGGTTGGCGACCCTGGTGAAACGCAGGGACAGCCTTACCGTCTCCCACTGTCCGATGGCGCAGATCAGCAGGTAGCCCAACATGTAGAGGGCGTATCCGCCGTCCTGGATGCTGAGCAGGATCGTCGACGTCGCCGTTTCGGATTTCGCGACCGGGCCGACGAAGAACGACGCGGTGACCAGAGCCGCGAGCGCCGCGCCGAAGAACAGCACGCGGCGGCGGCCCATGCGGCGGGCCTCGGCGGGCGGCGCCGACCAGTGGACGAGCACCACCTGCTGTGCGGCGGTGAGCACCACCACCGCGATCTGGGTGATCAGCGAGGTGACGTTCGGCAAGCCGAGGAATCCGGATATCTTCAGCCGAAGCTGGTCCAGGTCGACGAGGAAGCTGATGCCGGAGCAGAGGAAGTAGATGCACAGCCCCCACAGTGCGATGTCGCGTGGCCGGCGCCGCAGGTCGGGCAGCCGGTAGGCGAACGCGGCGAGACCGACGAAGGCGCAGATCCACGCCAGGGCCGTATAGAGCGCCGTCACGGCTGGTCCATTCGGCCGAGGCCCAGTTCGATCCGGGCCACGACGTCGGCAGCCTCGGCCGGAACGCTCCAGGCGGGCTCCACCCACCGTTTGGTGGCGCGGGCCAGGAGTAACGACGCCATCGTCTCCGCTTCCTGTTCTTCGTCGTCGCTGTAGCGGGAACGCATCAGCAGGCCGCGGACCGACGACGGGTCGACGTCGGACAGGAGCCGCCTCGAATCGTCCTGGTCAAGCCGCACCGAGCCCTGGTGGCCGAAGGCAATGTGGGCGAGTTCGTGGGCAATGATGTGTTCTTTGTGTGCCGGTGACGCCGACTTCTCGAAGGCGACGATGTCGAACTCATCCAATTTGAGCCAGATTCCGAACAGATGGCGCTCCGGGAATTGGCTGGGAATCAGGTGGATAGGGCGTCCGCCCCTGGCACACAAATACCGGTGGAGTTCGTCGATGCCGAACCCTTGCTCCATTCCCCACTCCGCGATCCGCACCTCGCAGGTGCGGCGGACCTGCTTGAGCCGACGCCTGAGCAGTCTGCCCTCTGATGCCTCCAACGCAGCGCCAGGTATCTTCATTCTCATCTCCGAGCAGACGACGGGGCCATGATGCCACAGGGACAACTAGGCGCCGTCCAGGGTGAGTTTCATCCGGCCACGGTCCGTACGGTCGGAATTGGCGCACCACAGCCGGATTTCAGGTCGCGGGTGGGCCGGCATTCGCGGCGAATGTCGCATGGAGCCACGGCCCGAGGCTGACAAACCCTGCTTCTGCCGCGGGAGTCTCCGTGTTCCGCACCGTCTTCACCGGAATGCGGGCGCCGCCGTGGATCGGCCGACTCCGGACTCCGCCGGCGGAGATGGCCGGGAAAGCACTGGCCGGTGGCTCCGGAATCCGGATCGTCTTGGTGCCTCACCCGTCGACCCTGTAGCGGCGCACACGTGCGAACCGGCCATGCCCGCCACGGCCGAAGGCGTACGGGCTAGCGGGCACGCGGCGTTGTCAGTGCGGCCGCGGCGGGGGCGGAGACGGGCCGCGGCGCGGAGCAGGGCGGAGGCCATCCGCTGGGCGTGTTCGGCATGACCCTGGGGGAAGGGGTGGAAGCCCTCCGGGCTGAGGAGCTCGGCCCGGACGGTCGCGGAACTCGGGACCGAGCGGCGGCGGAAAGAGGGCGTCGTTGCCGCCGGCGATCAGCAAGGCGATGCCACCCCGTTGACGAAACCCATAGGGCCCCCAAACCCTCCGCACCGGCCTCCGCCTGCCTCGTCCGGCTGCACGGCGCCCATGGCCACGATCAGCGCTGATACGTGCCGACCAGGGTGCCGACGGCCAGTTCCATACGCTTGACCTCGCGGTGCACGGTGTCGGCGGTCGGCCTGCCGTGCAGGGTTAGCGGCTCGGACAGGGCGTGCAGGCGGAAGAAGTATCTGTGCGGCCCGTGCCCCGGTGGAGGCATCGGCCCACTCCAGCCCACGCGCCCGAAGTCATTGGGCCACGGCAGCCCGCCCCGGGGTTTCTGCCCCTCCTCGGCCCCTGTGGCCCCTGGATCGATGGCGGTGACCAGCCAGTGGAGGAAGGTCCCTCCCGGGGCATCCGGGTCCTCACAGAGCAACACCAGCTCCGCGGTCCCCTCAGGCGCCGCCGACCAGGTCAGGGGCGGCGAGATGTTCTCCCCCTCCCCGCTGTACCGGCGGGGGATCGCGGTGTGATCGTCGAACGCGGCGCTGCTGATTTCAATTCCGGTCATGCGCGGCGCACTACCCGCGGGCGGCGGCTCGGACACCGGCCCGCAGGGCAGAGCACCCGATCAGCGGCGTCCGCTCGCTGCACGGCCTGGCCGCCGGTGAGCGCGCCGAGCGCGTGGACTCCCCTCCGTGAACGGGCCCTTTTCCCCTTTCCTCCCGCGACCCGTCAGAAGGGTGCGCCCGTTACGGCTGAGCGCCAGGGCCGAGCTCGTTCTCGACCCCATCTGGTGAGCGGGTCCGGCCGGTCCCAGCGTGGTCCGCAGGCTGACAGGGTGAGGGCCCCGAGCCCGACGAGCCGGCGGGCCAACCGCGGCCAGTCCGCCCCCTGCCATCAGCTCCTTGAGGGTGTTGTCGCCGAGCACTCCCCGCAGCTGATCCGCACGACGGGACAGACGCCTGCTCACTCTCGGGCGCATTGGGCTGGGCCGCTCTCCCCGCCCGGACCTGCAGTGGCGACGGGCCCGGGCAGGGCGGGAGCTCCCGGCACAGCCGAGGCACCAACAGCACATACCAGCCGGCCCGGCTCGGCCACCCACCACACCGGTGGGTCGATGCGAGGACACCCGTACGCCGGAACCCTGAATCGCGGACTGCCAGTGCCCTCCGAAGCGGGCCCTGTCGACGGGAGCTGCTGCAGGCTCAGATCGAAGTCGCCACCCCTGTGTGCACGGCTCTCAAGGTGGTGGGAGGCCATCTCCTGCGGCTGCGCCACGCGGGGTCGCCTCCGCCGCCCAGGCGAACGGCGCATGGCAGGCTGCCGTACCGTCGCTGGTGTGGTCGCATCGCCTCATGAAAGATCCGTTCGCCTGCGACGATCCGGCAGTGCTGTCCGCGTCCGCGTCTGCTCCCGCCGACCGTGTGGCGGCTCGCCGTGCCGTGGCCGCTCATGCCGAAAGCCCCGCGGAACGCGAGATACTGCTCGACATGCTCGGGCTGCTTTCCGGCGAGGAGCGCTGGTGGACGTCGGTGTCAGGCCCTGCGCGCTTGGGTGAGTGAAACCCCGTGCGGGCAGCCCAGCGCCTTCCATTCCCGCCGATCCCATGACGTGGGCCGGCAGCCGGTCTCCGGACGCATGGCCATGCCCAGCGCCGCAACACCTGCCAACCCCGTCCAGCCGCTTGTGGCCGCCGCTCATTGAGCCGACCGGGGCGGGTGGGCACGGTCGGAGCACAGTTCCCGCAGGGCATGGCCGGCAACGCCGTAGGGTCAGGCTTCGAGTCCCTTCGTGAGCTGATACGGCGTGCCCGGGACACCTGGCGCGCTGCCCGTGGCGCAGCCGCCCCGGCGACGACGGATGCCCAGTGTGAGGAGTACGGATGAGCGAATGGGCCATCGTGATCGCTGGGGGTGTAGTCGTCGGCTACGGGACGCTCTCGCGGCGCCTGTCGACCACGGTGCTCTCGGGACCGTTGGTGTTCATGCTGTTCGGGCTGGCGATCGGCCCGCTGGGCCTGGACCTGCTGGACCGTACGAGAGATCCCGAGATCACGCGGACGCTGCTGGAGAGCGCACTGGTGCTCCTGCTGTTCGCGGACGCGGCAAAGATCAGGGCCCGGGATCTGCGCCGGGAGGAGTTCCTGCCGCTACGGCTGCTTACGGTGGGCCTGCCGGTCACGATGGCTCTGGGATGGCTGGCGGCCTGGCCACTACTGCCCGGCCTGAGTCTGTGGGAGCTGGCCCTGGTCGGCATCATCCTGGCACCGACGGACGCCGCGCTCGGCCAGCAGGCCGTCTCCAACAAGCAGGTGCCGGCTCTGGTCCGCGGCGGCCTGTCCGTCGAATCCGGTCTGAACGACGGTCTGGTGCTTCCCTTCTTCGTGCTGGCGCTGGCTGCCGCCGGTGAGGGCCACGGCCATCCAGGCATCGCCGAGACGTTCCTGCGCGCGCTGCTGCTGAGCGGCGCGATCGGACTCGCCGCCGGCTGGACCGGGGCAAGCCTGCTGCGCTGGTCGCTCGCCCATGGATGGAGCAGCCCCGACTGGCGCCAATTCCTGGTGTTCGCCGTTCCCGTGATCACCTACGCGCTGTGTGTCACGACCGAAGGCAGCGGCTTCATCGGCGCCTGGACCGCCGGCCTCGCGTTCGGCATCCACCTGCGCCGGACCCCCGCCGACCAAGGCATCCGTACCCAGGACTCGGATCCGGCACAGAACACGAGATTCACCGAACGACTCGGCCTCCTGCTCGCCTCACTGAGCTTCCTCGTCTTCGGCGCGGTCATCCTGGGACCGACACTCCAGCACCTGACGTGGCGGACGGTCGTCTACGCGCTGCTCAGCCTGACCATCCTGCGGATGCTGCCAGTCGCTCTCGCGCTGGCCGGCACCGGGCTGCGCGCCGCCTCCGTGGCCTACATCGGCTGGTTCGGTCCACGTGGGCTCGCTTCCCTGGTGTTCGGCCTGCTCGCCCTCGAGGAGCACCTGCCCGGGGGGAACTTGCTGAGCGAGGTCATCGGTGTGACCGTGGGCCTGAGCATCCTCCTGCACGGGGCCTCAGCTCCCTTCTTGGGAAACCGCTACGGCGAATGGTTCACCAGGACACTGCGCGCGGAACCGAACCTGCGGGAGAACACACTCGCCCACAAGGACGCGCCACGCTGAAGGGATCGCGGCTCCCTCAAAGGGCGTCGTTCCATCAAGACTCACCAAGCGGGGCAGGTCGTCGGCCTGCCCCGCTTGACTGCGGAACGACCGATACCGCGATCCGCTGTACCGCCGGTTCTCGCGGCGACCGCAGCCCCCAACATCACCCAGTGCCACATGTCCGTTGGTCGTGGCCATACGAGAATCACATGTGGGCCAGGGCTACCCCGCGCGCAGGATCGGGAGGGGTTCTAGGGTGGGAGGGAGGGGACACCGGTGGTCTGCGGGCCTCCGCCTCTTTCACGTCACTCCCGCATGCTCGGGGCGGGCGCGACAACACCCCAGTTGCCCCAGGAGGACATGCGCCATGTCCACTACATCTGAAACCCCTGTCCTGGATACGCTCGCCGCCATGACGGTCGACTCGCTCGAGCGGTGTGGGCTGGCCCCGGACATGCTGCTGCTCACCCGTATCGCGGCCCTCGCCGCCTCGGACGCTCCGCCCATCTCCTACCTCGCCCACATCGATCCCGCCCTCAAGGCCGGTCTGACCGCCGAGCAGTTGCAGGACGTGCTGGTCGCCATCGCCCCCATCGTGGGCACCGCCCGGGTCATGACGGCAGCCGGCAACATCACCGCGGCACTCGGCATCGCCATCGCCGTCGCCGAGGCCGAGATCGACGCCCAAGGCTGACGCAGACGACCCACGGCACCACTGGACACGGCGCGCAGAGCAGGGCGCCGTGCCCATCGTGAGACCACAGGGCCAGGCAGGAGTGCATTGATGTCCGAAAGCGCGGCCACCGCGATGCGCGCGGTGCCCCACAGCACGCCCGAGGAACGCGCGGCCCAGGGCAAGGAGGCCCGCGGCCGCACGCCAAGGTCTTCGCACGCCCTCTACCGGCCGTCTCCGGACAGGCCGGACCCACTGGCGATCCTGGAGGCGCAGTCCGCGGCGCGGGTACCCGAGCTGGTCCCGATCCGCTACAGCAGGATGTCGGAGTCTCCCTTCCGGTTCTACCGGGGAGCGGCCGCGATCATGGCGTCCGACCTGGCCGGCAGTCCCGACTCGGGGATCACGGCCCAGTTGTGCGGGGACGCGCATCTGCTGAACTTCCGGCTGCTGGCCTCTCCGGAGCGGCGGTTGATGTTCGACATCAACGACTTCGACGAGACACTGCCCGGCCCCTGGGAATGGGACGTCAAGCGACTGTCCACGAGTCTCGTCATCGCCGGCCGCGCGAACGGGTTCGACGACGGCGAGCGCGCAGAGATCGTGAGCACCGCCGTCCGTGCGTACCGCGAGGCGATGCGCGGCTTCGCCGGCATGGGCAACCTCGACGTCTGGTACGCGAGCATCGACGCGGACCGCCTCGAGGACCTCGTCACACAGCAGCTCCGCAAGCGCGGACAGAAGCGGCTGGCCAGTGCCATGGCGAAGGCCCGCACGCACGACACGCTGCAGGTCTTCGACAAGCTCACGGAGCTGGTCGACGGCCGGCCCAGGATCGCGGCGGACCCTCCGTTGCTGGTGCCGATCGCCGACATCCTGCCGGACCAGGAGCGCAGCGCGCTCGTGCGCCAGTTCCGCAGCCTGCTCGAACGCTACGGCCTTACTCTGAGCACGGACCGGCGGGCACTCCTGGCGGACTACCAACTCGCGGACGTGGCCCGCAAGGTGGTCGGCGTCGGCAGCGTCGGTACCCGCTGCTGGATCTTCCTGCTCCTCGGCCGCGACGGCCGTGACCCGCTCTTCCTCCAGGCGAAGGAAGCAGACACTTCCGTACTCGCCGAGCACGTCGGTGCGAGCCAGTACCGCAACCAGGGCGAGCGCGTGGTCTCGGGACAGCGGTTGATGCAGGCGACGAGCGACATCTTCCTCGGCTGGCAGCGAGTGGACGGCATCGACGGCAAGCAGCGCGACTTCTACGTCCGCCAGCTACGCGACTGGAAGGGCATTGCCATGCCGGAGACGATGTCGCCCCAACAGCTGGCGACCTTCGGCGAGGTGTGCGGCATCACCCTCGCCCGCGCGCACGCGCGGTCGGGCGACCGGGTGGCGATCGCCGCGTATCTGGGCCGCAGCGAAGCCTTCGACCGGGCGCTCGTCACCTTCGCCGAAGCGTACGCCGACCAGAACGAACGCGACCACCAAGCCCTGGTCGACGCGGTACACGCCGGCCGACTACCCGCGCAGGAACTCCCCACAGCCTGACCATTGCGCGGCGTCGTCGGCGCCCGGCACACCGGAGCACGCCGATGCCCTCGCTACGCCTGCTCCAGTCCGCCCTTGTTCACGGCAACACGCTGCTGATGAGCGCCCCTCGCCGATCCGAAGGAGGCGCAGAAGCTCACCGGCGCGGACCGGCAGGCCCCGTCCTCACGGTTCGGGACGCGGATGGAACCTGAGTGCCTGGGCCTTCGCCCCCGGACTCCTGCTGATCGGCCTGGGATCGGCCTGGTGCTGACCCCCTCGGTTTCCAGATTCGCCCGCGGGTGCAGCGGATCCGCCATCCGCCACCCCCGGTTCGCTTCGACGATGACCCGCAGCCGTGCGGTCGCTGAACCTGCGGGCGTCCGCAGGCATCACGGCAGCGGTGCGCAGGACTTCACCCGGCTCGCCTGCGCCGTCATCCGGCTCTTGCCGGGGCTGCCGGCCCCGTGCTCGGGCTCAAGGCCCCAGGAGGAGCCCTACATCCGAACGGCCATGCGGCCGTCTGCTGCGGTGCCGATGTCACACGACCATGGTGGAGCGGAACAGCTCGGCTGGTTCCATCGCCCCGAGCTCGGAGCAAGGCCGTCCGATCCCCGCCCCGCATGGCGATGCATGGCGGGGGAGGCGAAAATGGGATTGACGGGATGAGAGTCACCCGATCGGCGGACAAGGCGTTGCCGGTAGGCCGGGAGGCGGTGCTCCATTCTCGGTGCGCTCAAGGAAGATCCGGCAGGGTGGGGGAGTGAGGCCGTGCGGTATGTCGGCGAACTCGTTTGAAGACTCGGGAAGCCGGGGGTAAGCGGGACACAGCGATATTCCCGCGGGTGCAAGCAGGAACAAAGGTGATCGTTCATGTGTCGATGGCTCGCCTACTCGGGAACACCCTTGCTGCTCGACACCATCCTGTACAAACCGGCCCACTCGCTGATCGATCAGAGCCTGCATTCCAAGCTGGGTGTGGAGACGACGAACGGTG
This genomic window from Streptomyces sp. NBC_01351 contains:
- a CDS encoding cation:proton antiporter, yielding MSEWAIVIAGGVVVGYGTLSRRLSTTVLSGPLVFMLFGLAIGPLGLDLLDRTRDPEITRTLLESALVLLLFADAAKIRARDLRREEFLPLRLLTVGLPVTMALGWLAAWPLLPGLSLWELALVGIILAPTDAALGQQAVSNKQVPALVRGGLSVESGLNDGLVLPFFVLALAAAGEGHGHPGIAETFLRALLLSGAIGLAAGWTGASLLRWSLAHGWSSPDWRQFLVFAVPVITYALCVTTEGSGFIGAWTAGLAFGIHLRRTPADQGIRTQDSDPAQNTRFTERLGLLLASLSFLVFGAVILGPTLQHLTWRTVVYALLSLTILRMLPVALALAGTGLRAASVAYIGWFGPRGLASLVFGLLALEEHLPGGNLLSEVIGVTVGLSILLHGASAPFLGNRYGEWFTRTLRAEPNLRENTLAHKDAPR
- a CDS encoding DUF2252 domain-containing protein; the protein is MSESAATAMRAVPHSTPEERAAQGKEARGRTPRSSHALYRPSPDRPDPLAILEAQSAARVPELVPIRYSRMSESPFRFYRGAAAIMASDLAGSPDSGITAQLCGDAHLLNFRLLASPERRLMFDINDFDETLPGPWEWDVKRLSTSLVIAGRANGFDDGERAEIVSTAVRAYREAMRGFAGMGNLDVWYASIDADRLEDLVTQQLRKRGQKRLASAMAKARTHDTLQVFDKLTELVDGRPRIAADPPLLVPIADILPDQERSALVRQFRSLLERYGLTLSTDRRALLADYQLADVARKVVGVGSVGTRCWIFLLLGRDGRDPLFLQAKEADTSVLAEHVGASQYRNQGERVVSGQRLMQATSDIFLGWQRVDGIDGKQRDFYVRQLRDWKGIAMPETMSPQQLATFGEVCGITLARAHARSGDRVAIAAYLGRSEAFDRALVTFAEAYADQNERDHQALVDAVHAGRLPAQELPTA
- a CDS encoding YbhB/YbcL family Raf kinase inhibitor-like protein, whose translation is MTGIEISSAAFDDHTAIPRRYSGEGENISPPLTWSAAPEGTAELVLLCEDPDAPGGTFLHWLVTAIDPGATGAEEGQKPRGGLPWPNDFGRVGWSGPMPPPGHGPHRYFFRLHALSEPLTLHGRPTADTVHREVKRMELAVGTLVGTYQR
- a CDS encoding DNA-binding protein, which gives rise to MSRAALRTIEQLVALDAVHGATAAVPAARAAVRNFPELTAAPGSLPALRRNRDRLAALAELCEVIGWILFDAGHYAPAHAANRRALDLAHLAGDRWTARLVHLNHSMLQTHTGHARAALDTVSRVPGARPLPARVDSLVLIRRAHAAAQLGARREPLDLIDRARSRFLDGISRHDPHWAWWIDEMELLGHQGWVMARLGRWDRAIPLLHQAATAPGPSYRHLFTAQLLSALARAGAWTEAEQLIVALAPRVARIGSARTTETLSRTAAGLCRTARAPARLRDAAVHLRAGLPTPAGRTIPKPPTER
- a CDS encoding carboxymuconolactone decarboxylase family protein; this encodes MSTTSETPVLDTLAAMTVDSLERCGLAPDMLLLTRIAALAASDAPPISYLAHIDPALKAGLTAEQLQDVLVAIAPIVGTARVMTAAGNITAALGIAIAVAEAEIDAQG
- a CDS encoding MAB_1171c family putative transporter, with amino-acid sequence MTALYTALAWICAFVGLAAFAYRLPDLRRRPRDIALWGLCIYFLCSGISFLVDLDQLRLKISGFLGLPNVTSLITQIAVVVLTAAQQVVLVHWSAPPAEARRMGRRRVLFFGAALAALVTASFFVGPVAKSETATSTILLSIQDGGYALYMLGYLLICAIGQWETVRLSLRFTRVANRQWLVVGMRTVTLGASLILVYCVTRGIQIAGTRLDFDAAGLDPVQWTCGSVGALLQVTGWTIPSWGIHLTRVRGWIHSYRAYLRLRPLWKALHQASPDIALDPPRSWPRDLLPPRDPHYSLYRRVVEIRDGQLMLRPFVSQAEFVRVARSLDLPEDPTTPLGEALQMRAAVDRPAEERAEPPQPPEAPEPPRPSDLQVRPPSEDFRAEVAWLAEVAAAFNALGGSDRAPRARTRTRSRSRTGSRTESR